AAGACCTGCAGCGCGTCGGCATTGACGATCACCCCGCCCCGCTCTTCGGCGATGCGGAGGGCGAGACCCGATTTGCCGCTCGCCGTGGGACCGGCGATGAGCACGGGCCTGTCCGGGGGGATCTCGGGCAGCGGGATCTCGCTGTTGTGCGGACCAAATCCGGGGTCGGGCATCGGCAAGGGGCCCTCGCGCCATTGACAGGGGCCTCGTATCCGACAATTTGCGCCCGACGCAAAGAGGAGGCGCGGAGCCACATGGACGACAGCGACAAACCGGCCTTCAAGCGCGTGCTGCTGAAAATCTCGGGCGAGGCGCTGATGGGCGACCAGGGCTACGGCCTGCACCCGCCGACGGTGGAGCGCATCGCCAGCGAGGTGAAATCGGTCCACGACCTCGGCGTCGAGATCTGCATGGTGATCGGCGGCGGCAACATCTTCCGGGGGCTCGCAGGGGCCGCGCAGGGGATGGAGCGGACCACGGCCGACTACATGGGGATGCTGGCCACGGTGATGAATGCGCTCGCCGTTCAGTCGGCGCTCGAGGAGCAGGGCGTCTTCACCCGGGTGATCTCGGCCATCCGCATGGACGAGGTCGCAGAGCCCTACATCCGCAGGCGCGCGGTCAGGCATCTGGAGAAGAAGCGCGTCTGCATCTTCGCCGCGGGCACCGGGAACCCATATTTCACCACCGACACCGCCGCGACGCTGCGGGCCAACGAGATGGCCTGCGAGGCGATCTTCAAGGGCACGAAGGTGGACGGGGTCTATGACAAGGATCCCAACAAGTACCCCGACGCCAAACGCTATGACGAGGTGACCTACGACGAGTGCCTGCAGAAGCACCTCGGCGTCATGGATGCCTCGGCCATCGCGCTGGCGCGGGACAACGACCTGCCGATCATCGTCTTCTCGCTGGACGAGCCGGGCGGCTTCCGCGGGATCCTCGCGGGCAAGGGCACCTACACGCGGGTGCATGGGTAGGCGACAGGCAGCCTGTCGCAACGTCGTCAGACGACTGTCTCGAAACCTTCAAGAAATGGCGTCACTGCTGCCGTAATTGACGGCCGCGGGATGCGATGCGTGGCCGGCTTTCCTCGTCACCGAAAGAAGGAATACGGTCATGCCTACGACGATCCTCCGCGAAGGGTTTGAAGCCGACGGAAACGGGACGCGGTACATCACCTCCGTCCCCGAGTTCAGCGACGGTTTCGGCGATTTCTTCACCCGGTCCGACGGTTCCAATACCGAAAGCTCCGTGGAGTATCTCGGCGCCACGGG
Above is a window of bacterium DNA encoding:
- the pyrH gene encoding UMP kinase, yielding MDDSDKPAFKRVLLKISGEALMGDQGYGLHPPTVERIASEVKSVHDLGVEICMVIGGGNIFRGLAGAAQGMERTTADYMGMLATVMNALAVQSALEEQGVFTRVISAIRMDEVAEPYIRRRAVRHLEKKRVCIFAAGTGNPYFTTDTAATLRANEMACEAIFKGTKVDGVYDKDPNKYPDAKRYDEVTYDECLQKHLGVMDASAIALARDNDLPIIVFSLDEPGGFRGILAGKGTYTRVHG